One window of Bifidobacterium pseudocatenulatum DSM 20438 = JCM 1200 = LMG 10505 genomic DNA carries:
- a CDS encoding FKBP-type peptidyl-prolyl cis-trans isomerase, with amino-acid sequence MASQMPVVNVEFGDRPTIEFPSETAPAGLKVVELLEGNGPMVRRGDTVTVNYHGVVWGKDTPFDSSFDRHQPASFGIGVGQVIKGWDQTVPGHNVGSRLVVSIPPEYGYGSRGVPQAGIGGEDTLVFVIDIISTR; translated from the coding sequence ATGGCATCTCAAATGCCCGTTGTCAATGTTGAGTTCGGCGATCGCCCGACCATCGAATTCCCGTCTGAGACCGCTCCGGCAGGTCTGAAGGTTGTGGAGCTGCTCGAGGGCAATGGCCCGATGGTTCGCCGCGGCGACACCGTCACCGTTAACTATCACGGTGTGGTCTGGGGCAAAGACACCCCGTTCGATTCCAGCTTCGACCGTCACCAGCCGGCCAGCTTCGGCATCGGTGTCGGCCAGGTCATCAAGGGTTGGGACCAGACCGTTCCGGGGCACAACGTCGGTTCCCGCTTGGTGGTATCCATTCCGCCGGAGTATGGCTATGGTTCCCGTGGCGTTCCGCAGGCCGGCATCGGCGGCGAAGACACCCTGGTGTTCGTGATCGACATCATCTCCACCCGCTGA
- a CDS encoding L-serine ammonia-lyase has translation MFSILEMFKIGVGPSSSHTVGPMVAACKFVESLEHTGTLGRVSRVRTVLYGSLALTGLGHGTDRATVAGLEGNMPQTVDTDHVNIIRHECESSGELLLAGKHRIDFDYAHDVVMDVWHRLAAHPNGMRFQAFDQQNNLVDEQVWYSIGGGFVRQGNAEDLMIGIHERPPIGTSFADQQSDSSLDDGSDVPYPFTSCDDLIALCEKHHMSIADIVWANETAMQSAVQVRSELDNVWRVMRRCVQHGCHTSQTVLPGGLNAPRRAPKMYARLASNSDVLARDKKRADAVLESSDAAWVDLFALAVSEENAGGGRIVTAPTNGAAGIIPAVLHYYWHFVDHANEEGVITFLLTAGAVGYLFKRNASISGAEVGCQGEVGTACSMAAAGLCAVMGGTPQQVENAAEIGIEHNLGLTCDPVGGLVQIPCIERNAMAANTAINAVRMAMLGDGTHIVTLDQAIKTMKDTGEDMMSKYKETSKGGLAVNVVEC, from the coding sequence ATGTTCAGTATTCTCGAAATGTTCAAGATAGGCGTTGGACCAAGTTCCTCACATACTGTTGGTCCGATGGTGGCGGCATGCAAATTTGTCGAATCACTTGAACATACGGGAACGCTTGGCCGTGTGAGCCGTGTGCGTACGGTACTGTATGGATCTCTTGCGTTGACGGGTTTGGGGCACGGTACCGATCGCGCGACTGTGGCAGGTCTGGAAGGTAACATGCCGCAAACCGTCGATACGGACCATGTGAACATCATTCGTCATGAATGCGAGTCGAGTGGGGAACTGCTGCTGGCCGGTAAGCATCGCATCGATTTCGACTATGCGCATGATGTGGTGATGGACGTGTGGCATCGCTTGGCCGCGCACCCTAATGGCATGCGTTTCCAAGCATTTGACCAGCAGAACAATCTTGTTGACGAACAGGTCTGGTATTCCATCGGTGGAGGCTTCGTACGGCAAGGCAATGCCGAGGATCTGATGATCGGCATTCATGAGCGTCCGCCGATCGGAACGTCTTTCGCCGATCAGCAGAGTGATTCCTCACTTGATGACGGCTCGGATGTGCCATATCCATTCACGTCATGCGACGATCTCATTGCATTATGCGAGAAGCACCATATGAGTATCGCCGACATTGTGTGGGCCAACGAAACGGCCATGCAGTCGGCGGTGCAGGTTCGCAGCGAACTGGATAACGTGTGGCGGGTGATGCGTCGTTGCGTACAGCACGGATGCCATACGTCGCAGACCGTGTTGCCCGGCGGTTTGAATGCGCCCCGCAGGGCACCGAAAATGTATGCAAGGCTTGCCTCGAACAGTGATGTGCTTGCGCGAGACAAGAAACGCGCGGATGCGGTGCTCGAATCGTCGGATGCGGCATGGGTGGATTTGTTCGCTTTGGCGGTGTCGGAGGAAAACGCCGGCGGTGGGCGAATCGTCACCGCACCGACCAACGGTGCTGCAGGAATCATTCCGGCAGTGCTTCACTATTACTGGCATTTCGTTGACCATGCGAACGAAGAGGGTGTTATTACCTTCCTGCTCACTGCAGGCGCGGTAGGATACCTGTTTAAACGCAATGCCTCCATTTCCGGTGCGGAAGTCGGATGCCAGGGAGAAGTCGGTACGGCATGTTCGATGGCTGCGGCCGGTTTGTGCGCGGTGATGGGCGGTACTCCACAGCAAGTGGAGAACGCTGCGGAAATCGGCATCGAGCATAATCTGGGGCTGACCTGTGATCCCGTGGGAGGTTTAGTACAGATTCCATGCATCGAACGCAACGCCATGGCTGCGAACACTGCCATCAACGCGGTTCGTATGGCCATGCTGGGAGATGGAACGCATATCGTGACCCTCGATCAGGCCATTAAAACCATGAAAGACACGGGCGAAGACATGATGTCCAAGTATAAAGAAACCTCAAAAGGTGGTTTGGCGGTCAATGTCGTTGAATGCTAG
- a CDS encoding sensor histidine kinase, protein MADFSHILTTRPDFDDEDREWLHHLVADWQVIADLSFADLLLILQNGEGKYIIAEQCRPSTVMSLRADDVVGDVVEEEMSAELDAAMASESVFRSTVLRTVGESTVCNVYAPVRHNGKTLGLVVRETNMATRESNGRYESESISAGKQLYEMIPRGQFPYRNPIMNQRHNARVADGFIVLTVEGIVRYASPNAISCFRRLGSVSTMQGEYLSEIGTKLLRENDPVLETLPLVLSGKAAVDSELDANKSAVSMRSLPLMDANGRVGAVVLCRDVTELRRREKELQTKDATISEIHHRVKNNLQAVSALLRLQARKTKSEEVKKELKEAQRRVQTIAMVHEGLSQTADEIVDYDKVISSLLKMAVDLATMRDQHIDIDFIGRFGMMPAQDATPLSLVLTELITNSVEHGFEGRKEGHITISVGRGGNNLNVVVEDDGTGLANEEHDGMARSSGSGLGTQIISTFVNNDFGGTVRWEPRRGGGTRVVLDMKLRAAQER, encoded by the coding sequence ATGGCTGATTTCTCACATATCTTGACGACCCGTCCCGATTTCGATGACGAAGATCGTGAATGGCTGCATCATCTGGTCGCCGACTGGCAGGTGATCGCCGACCTGAGTTTTGCTGATCTGCTGCTCATTCTGCAAAATGGCGAGGGCAAATACATTATTGCCGAACAGTGTCGTCCATCCACGGTGATGAGCCTGAGGGCCGACGATGTGGTCGGCGACGTTGTCGAGGAGGAAATGAGCGCTGAATTGGATGCCGCGATGGCTTCCGAATCGGTGTTCCGTTCCACGGTGCTCCGCACTGTGGGCGAGTCCACGGTGTGCAATGTGTATGCGCCGGTGCGTCATAATGGCAAGACGCTGGGCTTGGTGGTACGTGAGACGAATATGGCCACCCGGGAGTCGAACGGACGTTACGAATCCGAAAGCATCAGCGCAGGTAAGCAGCTGTATGAGATGATTCCTCGCGGTCAGTTCCCATATCGTAATCCGATTATGAACCAGCGTCACAATGCGCGTGTGGCGGACGGCTTCATCGTGCTCACCGTCGAAGGTATCGTGCGATATGCTTCGCCGAATGCCATCAGCTGCTTCCGACGTTTGGGATCGGTCAGCACCATGCAGGGGGAGTATCTGAGCGAAATCGGCACCAAATTGCTGCGCGAGAACGATCCCGTGCTGGAAACCTTGCCTCTGGTGCTCAGTGGCAAAGCCGCCGTCGATTCCGAACTCGATGCCAACAAGTCCGCGGTGTCCATGCGTTCGCTGCCGTTGATGGATGCCAATGGCCGCGTTGGCGCTGTTGTGCTATGTCGCGACGTGACTGAGCTTCGCCGTCGTGAAAAGGAACTGCAGACCAAGGATGCGACGATTTCCGAAATCCACCATCGCGTCAAGAACAACCTTCAGGCGGTTTCCGCATTGCTGCGACTGCAGGCACGTAAGACCAAGTCCGAAGAGGTCAAGAAAGAGCTGAAAGAGGCGCAGCGTCGTGTACAAACCATCGCCATGGTCCATGAAGGCTTGAGCCAGACCGCCGATGAAATCGTCGATTACGACAAGGTCATTTCCAGCCTGTTGAAGATGGCGGTGGATTTGGCCACCATGCGTGACCAGCATATCGACATCGACTTCATCGGCAGATTCGGCATGATGCCGGCGCAGGATGCCACGCCGTTGTCATTGGTGCTGACCGAGCTGATCACCAATTCCGTGGAACATGGCTTCGAAGGTCGCAAAGAAGGTCATATCACGATTTCCGTGGGACGCGGCGGCAACAACCTCAATGTTGTGGTCGAAGACGATGGCACGGGCTTGGCCAATGAGGAGCATGATGGTATGGCACGTTCCTCCGGATCCGGTTTGGGAACGCAGATCATCAGCACGTTCGTCAACAACGATTTCGGAGGCACGGTCCGTTGGGAGCCCCGTCGTGGCGGTGGCACCCGAGTAGTGCTCGATATGAAGCTGCGTGCGGCGCAGGAACGATAG
- a CDS encoding LCP family protein yields the protein MSEENGGKDPMPAPPSFIPSAGRKKTESQPHKSTIPSQSGSPSIPSFSPAAQPARSSAPHASRRTAQPSSVTPSGSSVPQSFRPAANSTSRPRKSASSSPASFAPASAPNNHRASQQVRGSSSIPTGMPRTTRQNTPRQPLSGNSTTGFQSTAKAVLPHRKRHMGRVILAFFLAVILALGLSIFSAWNWVDGQLNKQSWLTNKADTAGESWLILGSDEREGTVGDAGDVTGFRTDTILVLTKPKSGPSSLISIPRDSLVEIDQSYMKINAVAQLYNGKQLVNEVEDITGQKINHVAMVQFGGLVKVVDALGGVELCYDQDVSDPYSQLNWTAGCHTADGTTALAFSRMRYADAQGDFGRAARQRQVINAIVKKGASKDTLLNFGKVKKVAEAALSSVTVDEKASTSSLMRMALAFKSASGDQGISGSVYWTDPDYYVDGVGSSVLLDEEKNLELFSELAKGTHRAGTVGTLAEQQG from the coding sequence ATGAGTGAAGAGAACGGCGGCAAGGACCCCATGCCCGCACCACCGAGCTTCATCCCGTCCGCAGGACGGAAGAAGACGGAATCACAGCCTCACAAATCCACAATTCCTTCTCAATCCGGCTCTCCGTCAATTCCAAGTTTTTCGCCTGCCGCACAGCCAGCGCGCTCAAGTGCCCCGCACGCCAGCAGGCGTACAGCGCAACCATCATCCGTAACTCCATCCGGTTCCAGCGTTCCACAGAGTTTCCGTCCTGCCGCAAACTCCACCAGCAGACCACGTAAGTCGGCATCATCGTCTCCTGCATCGTTTGCTCCTGCTTCAGCTCCGAACAATCACCGTGCGTCTCAGCAGGTACGAGGATCCTCCTCCATACCCACTGGCATGCCACGAACAACGCGACAGAACACGCCCAGACAACCTTTGTCCGGCAATAGCACAACAGGATTCCAATCCACTGCGAAAGCCGTGCTCCCCCACAGAAAACGACATATGGGGCGGGTCATTCTCGCGTTTTTCCTTGCTGTGATTCTCGCCTTGGGACTGTCGATATTCTCCGCATGGAATTGGGTGGATGGACAGCTCAACAAACAGTCTTGGTTGACGAACAAAGCCGATACCGCTGGCGAAAGCTGGCTGATCCTCGGTTCCGACGAACGCGAAGGCACCGTTGGTGACGCTGGCGACGTGACCGGTTTCAGAACAGACACCATTCTGGTACTCACCAAACCGAAATCCGGACCTTCCTCACTGATTTCCATTCCGCGTGATTCCTTGGTGGAAATCGACCAGAGTTACATGAAAATCAACGCCGTCGCCCAACTGTACAACGGCAAACAACTGGTTAACGAAGTCGAAGACATCACCGGGCAAAAAATCAACCACGTGGCAATGGTGCAGTTCGGCGGCCTGGTCAAAGTGGTCGACGCTTTAGGAGGCGTCGAATTATGCTACGACCAGGATGTAAGCGATCCGTACTCCCAGTTGAACTGGACTGCCGGCTGCCATACCGCCGACGGCACCACCGCGCTTGCGTTCTCTCGTATGCGTTACGCCGACGCGCAAGGCGATTTCGGGCGTGCGGCCCGTCAGCGCCAGGTCATCAACGCCATAGTGAAAAAGGGCGCATCCAAGGATACGCTTCTGAACTTCGGCAAGGTCAAAAAAGTCGCGGAAGCGGCGTTAAGCTCCGTGACCGTGGATGAGAAAGCTTCGACCTCATCGCTGATGCGCATGGCTTTGGCGTTCAAAAGCGCTTCTGGGGATCAAGGCATTTCGGGAAGCGTTTATTGGACCGATCCCGACTACTACGTTGATGGTGTCGGCTCAAGCGTGCTGTTGGATGAGGAGAAGAACCTCGAATTGTTCTCCGAATTGGCTAAGGGGACCCATCGGGCTGGCACTGTAGGCACGCTTGCCGAACAGCAGGGCTGA
- a CDS encoding GreA/GreB family elongation factor: MAEEKTLLLTQEAYDKMKEELAWREGEYRDEILSKVSAARAEGDLSENGGYQAAREAQRVNQGRIEELTVKLRNAKILTAPKAGEVGDGSLVTLDVNGREMVYVLGTRDLSIATDYSIISPESPIGAAINGAHEGDTVSYTAPNGREISVTIKEAKPLA; this comes from the coding sequence ATGGCCGAAGAAAAAACGCTTCTGCTGACGCAGGAAGCTTATGACAAGATGAAGGAAGAGCTCGCTTGGCGCGAAGGCGAGTATCGCGACGAAATCCTTTCCAAGGTTTCCGCGGCACGCGCCGAGGGCGATTTGAGCGAAAACGGCGGCTATCAGGCCGCTCGTGAGGCTCAGCGAGTAAATCAGGGCCGCATCGAGGAACTGACCGTCAAGCTGCGCAACGCGAAGATTCTGACCGCGCCCAAGGCCGGCGAAGTCGGCGACGGTTCTTTGGTGACGCTGGATGTCAACGGACGTGAAATGGTCTACGTGCTTGGCACGCGTGACCTGTCCATCGCCACGGACTACAGCATCATCAGCCCGGAATCCCCGATCGGCGCGGCCATCAACGGCGCTCACGAGGGAGACACGGTGTCGTATACGGCTCCGAACGGACGTGAGATTTCCGTGACCATCAAGGAAGCCAAGCCGCTCGCCTGA
- a CDS encoding FtsK/SpoIIIE domain-containing protein: protein MAGMKGKNKRKHTDGFNEDRLMLISWSAPVLAQLVMLVIMSAQRQWLYVAMLAPGLISSALSLASMALRSNQKQQHDEPVSTTYAKVVETARQNSHSPFAAMPHMCFERFYALDEDALPWRTITRTWLSSTSSCPIGVTEHGLFRTDLQRSGPHAMVAGTTGSGKSELLISWCLSLAMQYSPDDLHFVFLDFKGGSTFNALEHLPHTVGNVCDLDLFHAIRALNAIEQELVRREALVSAERVSRFDQLVRPPARLVVVIDEFHALRDRLPDYMQRLNRLASLGRSLGMHLIVCTQYPMGQVHADMKANISLSICLRVTDQMQSNELIGIRDAALIPPSIPGAAYCNDGQHTTPFLCSAVRDVNRLVRNIGTAARFHACKRPDLLFSEPLTQHATQSDLSIPSNQSWHNVPFALADDGVLVYTAILDVSQQNIAIIGAYGSGKTNLLLHCARWLYDTGCANIRFTRKTEHGMVTDDGKPLPSHKRTIWIVDDADEALNPFSSAPEANELREALVNPNITVIAAVEKPISALLDRCPTRVAFPCGERSNDLMLGIPGAILDGFAADDYTLPGRGVLMQQAKACPIQCVEFQGF, encoded by the coding sequence ATGGCGGGTATGAAGGGCAAGAACAAACGCAAGCATACCGATGGATTCAATGAAGACCGGCTGATGCTCATCAGTTGGTCCGCACCTGTGCTGGCACAGCTCGTCATGCTTGTCATAATGAGCGCGCAACGGCAATGGCTATATGTGGCCATGCTTGCTCCTGGACTCATCAGCAGCGCGTTGTCTCTGGCATCCATGGCGTTGCGTTCCAATCAGAAGCAGCAGCATGACGAACCGGTCTCCACCACCTATGCAAAGGTGGTGGAGACCGCAAGGCAAAACAGCCATTCGCCGTTCGCCGCAATGCCCCATATGTGTTTCGAGCGATTCTACGCTCTGGACGAGGACGCGCTGCCTTGGCGCACCATCACACGAACATGGCTTTCCTCCACATCATCCTGCCCTATAGGAGTCACGGAGCATGGCTTGTTTCGCACGGATCTGCAACGATCAGGACCGCATGCCATGGTAGCAGGCACCACGGGTTCGGGAAAATCGGAATTGCTCATCAGTTGGTGCTTGTCGCTCGCCATGCAATACAGCCCTGATGATCTGCATTTTGTGTTTTTGGATTTCAAAGGAGGATCGACATTCAACGCTTTGGAACATCTTCCCCACACCGTTGGCAATGTCTGCGATCTTGATTTGTTCCACGCGATTCGCGCGTTGAATGCCATTGAACAGGAATTGGTGCGTCGTGAGGCTCTGGTCAGCGCCGAACGTGTTTCCAGATTCGACCAATTGGTCCGGCCTCCGGCACGACTGGTTGTGGTCATCGATGAATTCCATGCGCTTCGAGACCGTCTGCCCGACTATATGCAACGGCTGAATCGTCTTGCGTCACTTGGCCGTTCCCTTGGCATGCATCTGATCGTCTGCACGCAATATCCCATGGGCCAAGTCCATGCCGACATGAAAGCCAATATCTCGCTGAGCATATGCTTACGGGTTACAGACCAAATGCAGTCGAACGAATTGATCGGCATACGTGACGCAGCGCTGATTCCTCCCAGCATTCCCGGTGCAGCCTATTGCAATGACGGACAACACACCACACCTTTCCTATGCAGCGCGGTCCGCGATGTCAACCGACTTGTCCGTAATATTGGAACGGCCGCACGATTCCACGCCTGCAAACGCCCCGATCTCCTGTTTTCCGAGCCTCTCACGCAACATGCAACGCAATCCGATCTTTCCATCCCATCAAACCAGTCATGGCATAACGTTCCCTTTGCGCTTGCCGACGATGGCGTATTGGTGTATACCGCCATTCTTGACGTGAGCCAACAGAATATCGCCATCATCGGTGCCTACGGCAGCGGCAAAACCAATCTACTGTTGCATTGCGCACGCTGGCTATATGACACGGGTTGCGCCAATATTCGTTTCACACGCAAAACCGAACATGGCATGGTGACGGATGACGGCAAACCCTTACCGTCGCATAAGCGAACCATCTGGATTGTGGATGATGCGGACGAAGCGCTTAATCCCTTTTCCTCTGCGCCTGAAGCGAACGAATTGCGTGAGGCGTTGGTCAATCCCAATATCACAGTGATTGCCGCGGTGGAAAAACCTATTTCCGCACTGCTGGACCGATGTCCGACTCGTGTGGCGTTCCCCTGCGGAGAACGTTCCAACGATCTGATGCTCGGCATTCCCGGCGCAATTCTGGACGGGTTCGCAGCCGACGACTATACCCTCCCAGGTCGTGGCGTGCTCATGCAACAGGCCAAAGCATGCCCTATTCAGTGCGTGGAATTCCAAGGTTTTTAA
- the trhA gene encoding PAQR family membrane homeostasis protein TrhA, with amino-acid sequence MAKPTDVEIEEKRAIIAEAREQALQAKADIIRVKARNKAENIRKKADGKAKMAIAKGEARAAKIEGITPTEIERKIRLDVHGRPKPAMRGWIHAVATPLALAAGIVLICLAHGTGLKWACAVFMTCSLVLFGNSACYHLGDWSPRVTDVLRRIDHMNIFLLIAGTYTPVSFALEPFWRNSIIAGMWICTTVALIIHVIWISAPRWLYVIVYIIFGVSGVAFMGLFWISPYAGPAVVVLLAAGGACYIAGAIVYALRKPDPWPKVFGFHEIFHCGTVAGYACHMVAIYMVIVQLWP; translated from the coding sequence ATGGCGAAACCCACAGACGTAGAGATCGAGGAAAAACGAGCGATCATCGCCGAGGCACGCGAACAGGCCCTTCAAGCCAAGGCCGATATTATTCGCGTGAAGGCACGCAACAAGGCCGAGAACATCCGCAAGAAGGCCGACGGCAAGGCGAAAATGGCTATAGCCAAGGGCGAAGCTCGTGCCGCGAAAATAGAAGGCATCACTCCGACGGAGATCGAACGTAAGATTCGTCTTGACGTGCATGGTCGCCCCAAGCCGGCGATGCGCGGCTGGATTCATGCCGTGGCCACTCCTCTGGCATTGGCGGCCGGCATCGTGCTGATCTGCCTGGCACACGGTACCGGTTTGAAGTGGGCCTGCGCCGTGTTCATGACGTGTTCGCTGGTATTGTTCGGCAATTCCGCCTGCTACCATTTGGGCGATTGGTCACCTCGCGTCACGGATGTGCTACGACGCATCGACCATATGAATATCTTCCTGCTGATCGCAGGCACTTATACGCCGGTCTCCTTTGCACTCGAACCGTTCTGGCGCAATTCAATCATCGCGGGCATGTGGATCTGCACTACCGTGGCGCTCATCATTCACGTCATCTGGATCAGCGCCCCACGCTGGCTTTACGTGATTGTGTATATTATTTTCGGTGTTTCCGGAGTGGCATTCATGGGATTGTTCTGGATTTCGCCATATGCCGGTCCGGCGGTTGTGGTGCTGTTGGCCGCAGGCGGAGCCTGCTATATCGCCGGAGCCATCGTATACGCGCTACGTAAGCCCGATCCATGGCCGAAGGTGTTCGGCTTCCATGAGATTTTCCACTGCGGCACCGTTGCCGGTTACGCATGCCATATGGTGGCGATCTACATGGTGATCGTGCAGCTATGGCCGTAA
- a CDS encoding LCP family protein → MTTSPAGDKLPNVNGLRDAKPRHSLGYRVQHRARTIVASVIAAMLVFSGTAAAATWLDVNGIIKDHSVEIIGQGSLDANTSIIDPNSGKPIEFVLIGQDSRDGEENQSVGGNFDDVVGNHQADTTMVAQISADRTKINLVSIPRDSLVDIPQCETTNGTIPAQYNVMFNSIFANAYQTGGDLASAASCTLNAVNSLTGLNIQNFIVVDFAGLVKMINAVGGVDLCIPQDVDDPYTSLQLTKGLHHLDGHQATQYARTRHGLGDGSDTSRTTRQQYLIKQLMNEALSKNLFTDTAQLYQLAKSALQSLYISQGMADTAALAGLAMSLKDFNLSSLYSQTVPVVSAPSDPNRSVWTDEAETLWEKMRADKPIYGSDESDANTDANTAGNSDGSSDNSTDGTDNTDNTGTDNTGSQEAAPTPDPVTGLITQADGTLIDPNTGGTVDPEDGSIHDALTGQYIGLADRYLNATVCAVPAKN, encoded by the coding sequence GTGACCACATCACCAGCCGGCGATAAGCTTCCTAACGTCAATGGACTGCGAGACGCAAAGCCGCGTCACAGCCTTGGCTATCGAGTGCAGCATCGTGCGAGGACGATAGTCGCTTCGGTCATCGCGGCGATGCTGGTGTTCTCGGGAACCGCAGCGGCCGCAACATGGCTGGATGTGAATGGCATCATCAAAGACCATTCGGTCGAAATCATCGGACAAGGCTCACTTGACGCCAACACCTCGATCATCGATCCCAACTCCGGCAAACCCATCGAATTCGTACTTATCGGGCAGGATTCCCGCGATGGCGAAGAGAACCAGTCCGTCGGAGGCAACTTCGACGACGTGGTAGGCAACCATCAGGCCGACACCACAATGGTGGCGCAGATTTCCGCGGACCGCACCAAAATCAATCTCGTTTCCATTCCGCGCGACTCCCTAGTGGACATACCGCAGTGCGAAACGACCAACGGCACGATTCCCGCGCAATACAATGTGATGTTCAACTCGATTTTCGCGAACGCATACCAGACCGGCGGCGATCTCGCTTCAGCCGCAAGCTGCACCCTGAATGCAGTGAACAGCCTCACCGGACTGAACATTCAAAACTTCATCGTCGTGGATTTCGCAGGACTGGTCAAAATGATCAATGCCGTAGGCGGAGTCGACCTGTGCATCCCACAGGACGTCGACGACCCCTACACCAGCCTGCAACTCACCAAGGGCCTGCACCATCTGGACGGACACCAGGCAACGCAGTACGCACGAACCCGCCATGGTCTGGGAGACGGATCCGACACATCACGAACAACCAGACAGCAATACCTCATCAAACAGTTGATGAACGAAGCGCTCAGCAAGAACCTCTTTACTGACACCGCACAGCTCTACCAGCTAGCGAAATCAGCCTTGCAATCACTCTATATCTCGCAAGGCATGGCCGATACCGCAGCGCTTGCAGGTCTTGCCATGAGCCTCAAGGATTTCAATCTGTCCAGCCTGTATTCGCAGACCGTTCCGGTAGTATCCGCGCCGTCGGACCCGAATCGTTCGGTCTGGACCGATGAGGCGGAGACGCTATGGGAGAAGATGCGCGCGGACAAGCCGATTTATGGTTCCGACGAATCCGACGCGAACACGGATGCCAATACCGCAGGCAATTCCGACGGTTCTTCCGATAATTCGACGGATGGCACTGACAATACGGATAATACGGGCACTGACAACACGGGTTCCCAGGAAGCCGCGCCAACACCCGATCCGGTCACTGGTCTGATCACGCAGGCCGATGGCACGCTGATCGATCCGAACACCGGCGGCACGGTCGACCCTGAAGATGGTTCCATTCATGACGCTCTTACCGGGCAGTACATCGGGCTTGCCGACCGTTACCTCAACGCGACGGTTTGTGCCGTTCCCGCAAAGAACTAG
- a CDS encoding WhiB family transcriptional regulator has product MSSAFDWRAKAACRDKDPELFFPVGNTGAAYQQIEEAKAVCRTCKVIDACLKCALDTNQDYGVWGGLSEDERRALKRRAMRARRSQAMQMQI; this is encoded by the coding sequence ATGAGCAGTGCTTTTGACTGGCGCGCCAAGGCCGCATGCCGCGACAAGGATCCGGAGCTGTTTTTCCCGGTCGGCAATACAGGCGCCGCCTATCAGCAGATCGAAGAGGCCAAGGCCGTCTGCCGCACCTGCAAGGTGATTGACGCGTGCCTGAAGTGCGCGCTTGACACCAATCAGGATTACGGTGTTTGGGGCGGTTTGAGCGAAGACGAACGTCGTGCGCTCAAGCGCCGTGCCATGCGTGCCCGCCGCTCCCAAGCCATGCAGATGCAGATCTGA
- a CDS encoding WhiB family transcriptional regulator yields MWGVIDESSDNPLAELWGLFKSDDDVSWQHRALCSQTDPEAFFPEKGGSTRDAKRVCAQCEVREQCLKWAIEHDERFGIWGGMSERERRRYKKEHKERA; encoded by the coding sequence ATGTGGGGCGTGATCGACGAGTCCTCCGATAATCCGCTTGCGGAACTGTGGGGTCTGTTCAAAAGCGATGATGATGTTTCCTGGCAGCATAGGGCTTTATGTTCTCAGACTGATCCGGAAGCGTTCTTTCCTGAAAAGGGCGGATCAACCAGGGATGCCAAGCGAGTGTGCGCCCAGTGCGAGGTTCGTGAGCAATGCCTGAAATGGGCCATCGAGCATGATGAGCGTTTCGGCATTTGGGGTGGCATGAGCGAACGTGAGCGCCGTCGGTATAAGAAGGAACACAAGGAACGGGCATAA